From the genome of Sulfitobacter sp. DSM 110093, one region includes:
- a CDS encoding glycosyltransferase family 2 protein yields MALDAESEAIGSLLLDRGALTVEQLDAAEDLAEDWNVSLVKVLLSRRWLTAHDLYREIAFYHGLKLVDLIENHPDDDLIRQYDPVSMNNYMTVPIGRAEDGTLTVATSRPGPRTLLHIRETYGTGVNIVVASHFDVSWSLQRAYREKHSHEAVFALAELDPDMSAQNVVTPPQILVIYLLVSALLLGMAFAPVGTLIVLNVFLTIFYTGNFLFKALLVWLGGAAQETSSRAIAAEASLLRDEDLPIYTVLVPMFREPEVLPILAQALRNLDYPLAKLDIKIVLEEGDHETIDAARKLDLEGVFEIIRVPASHPQTKPKACNFALRYAQGDFLVIFDAEDKPEPDQLKKVIAAFNQSAPNTACIQCRLNYYNARENWLTRMFTLDYSLWFDLMLPGLERLGVPIPLGGTSNHFRMDVLRELNAWDPFNVTEDADLGIRLTQKGYRVGVIDSTTFEEANVSIPNWVRQRSRWIKGYMQTFLVHSRRPIHLWQSVGTAGVFGFIFFIGGTVLSGLLNPVFWSIFAIWLIFGTEVITPYFPLPVLYLSLVNLLAGNGLLIYLTMVAPFRRRWTDLAPWGITVVGYWVLMTVASYKALSQLIFNPFYWEKTQHGLSKHTANEVAEASAEATEATQ; encoded by the coding sequence ATGGCGTTGGATGCCGAAAGCGAAGCCATCGGTTCGCTGCTGCTTGACCGTGGCGCGCTGACGGTTGAACAACTCGACGCGGCAGAGGATCTGGCCGAAGACTGGAATGTCTCTTTGGTTAAGGTTCTTTTGTCGCGGCGGTGGCTGACGGCGCATGACCTCTACCGCGAGATTGCCTTTTACCATGGGCTAAAGCTTGTCGATCTGATCGAAAATCACCCGGATGATGATTTGATCCGGCAGTATGATCCGGTCAGCATGAACAACTACATGACGGTGCCGATTGGCCGGGCAGAGGATGGCACGCTGACGGTCGCCACCTCACGCCCCGGCCCGCGCACGCTGCTGCATATCCGTGAGACCTATGGCACCGGTGTCAACATCGTCGTTGCTTCGCATTTCGATGTGTCATGGTCGTTGCAACGCGCATACCGCGAGAAACACTCCCATGAGGCGGTCTTTGCCTTGGCAGAGCTGGACCCGGATATGTCGGCGCAGAATGTCGTGACGCCGCCACAAATCTTGGTGATTTACCTCTTGGTCTCGGCCCTGTTGCTGGGGATGGCCTTTGCACCAGTGGGCACGCTGATCGTGCTGAACGTCTTTTTGACGATCTTCTACACTGGCAACTTCCTATTCAAAGCGCTGTTGGTTTGGCTGGGCGGCGCGGCGCAGGAAACGTCATCGCGGGCCATCGCGGCTGAGGCGTCGCTGCTGCGCGACGAAGACCTGCCGATCTATACCGTGCTGGTGCCGATGTTCCGCGAGCCCGAGGTGCTGCCGATTCTTGCGCAAGCTCTGCGCAACCTCGACTACCCGCTGGCCAAGCTCGACATCAAGATCGTGCTGGAAGAGGGCGATCACGAGACGATCGACGCGGCCCGCAAGCTGGACCTTGAAGGCGTGTTTGAAATCATCCGCGTCCCGGCCTCGCATCCGCAGACCAAGCCCAAGGCCTGCAACTTTGCGCTGCGTTATGCGCAGGGCGATTTCCTCGTGATCTTTGACGCCGAGGACAAGCCAGAGCCGGATCAGTTGAAAAAGGTCATCGCCGCCTTCAACCAATCCGCGCCCAATACCGCCTGCATCCAGTGCCGGTTGAACTATTACAACGCGCGAGAAAACTGGCTGACGCGGATGTTCACCTTGGACTATTCGCTGTGGTTCGACCTGATGCTGCCGGGGCTGGAGCGGTTGGGCGTGCCTATTCCGCTGGGCGGCACCTCGAACCACTTCCGCATGGACGTGCTGCGCGAGTTGAACGCATGGGATCCCTTCAACGTGACCGAGGACGCCGATCTGGGCATTCGTCTGACGCAGAAGGGCTACCGCGTCGGCGTCATCGATTCCACGACCTTTGAAGAGGCCAATGTCTCGATCCCGAACTGGGTGCGCCAACGCTCGCGCTGGATCAAAGGCTATATGCAGACCTTCCTTGTGCACAGCCGCAGGCCGATCCACCTGTGGCAGTCAGTCGGCACCGCAGGGGTCTTTGGCTTTATCTTTTTCATCGGTGGCACGGTGCTTTCGGGCCTGCTGAACCCGGTGTTCTGGTCGATCTTTGCCATCTGGCTGATTTTCGGAACCGAGGTGATTACCCCTTATTTCCCACTGCCGGTGCTTTACCTTTCTTTGGTAAACCTCTTGGCGGGCAATGGGCTGCTGATCTACCTCACCATGGTTGCCCCCTTTAGGCGCAGGTGGACCGATCTGGCCCCTTGGGGGATCACGGTCGTGGGCTATTGGGTGTTGATGACCGTCGCGTCCTACAAGGCGCTGTCGCAACTGATCTTTAACCCGTTCTACTGGGAGAAGACCCAGCACGGCCTGTCAAAACACACAGCCAATGAGGTCGCCGAAGCCAGCGCCGAAGCGACGGAGGCAACGCAATGA
- a CDS encoding cellulose biosynthesis cyclic di-GMP-binding regulatory protein BcsB, which translates to MKYPAIGLLAALLPFHVHAQTTATDEGASVTAPQSQEGLISREFDLTELGFQNGLSFRQLSGNATIFIPLPKAGALNSGTLELELNHASTAEVDRYLQVSVGGRPVSSQALPDGAGRLSVPVPLRPEDVSGGFIAVGLSYSGAFSDRVCVDERASGDFLEIAASSSVTLQLDQAAVDTSTAFAGLRPADTRLAINGSDSLAALAAATRAAALFDAEAGRLRFGPAEDNAAGAWSEGVIQLDVTSSGAASEMTVDSQSGMPVLNLRGSDPQVGLWQMVSEWSALSNSDATVVEVAEGPVMFDNRLPLAGLNADLNPRAVVSTEDFLIPFQSSDLPVGKAVSGVSLQIAAALDPEGRGATASVFLNDSLLGNRPLGSGQPEQLSFSVPKGLLGRDNLLRVSIQRQPTGGECRFKPQGYPAQILPGSALVLSDAEPQDRDFFSLRQEFGDGVQVVLDPELSLDFEQVLPWLAGVAGSVIPDRASILPRPSVDALETNDPFFVISDQNPGDGEPLITFDQGRIEVRDTQDNLIYSGEDLSRLGVVQIVTRGETRGLWLRPGNGPAPELTAQTPMVLDRGDLALIGQQGVILATATDRSPLVDVVYPDRTSFAQMLAKYRPWIVGGIWVLVTLLVLIVFQRVYRARRGKDET; encoded by the coding sequence ATGAAGTATCCCGCAATCGGTCTTTTGGCGGCCCTGCTGCCGTTTCACGTACACGCGCAGACGACTGCTACCGATGAAGGGGCAAGCGTAACGGCACCTCAGTCCCAAGAGGGACTGATTTCGCGCGAATTCGATCTGACGGAGCTTGGGTTTCAGAACGGTCTTTCGTTCCGCCAATTGTCGGGAAATGCGACCATCTTTATCCCGCTACCCAAAGCGGGGGCCTTGAATTCGGGCACTTTGGAGCTGGAGCTTAATCACGCCTCAACCGCCGAGGTGGATCGCTATTTGCAGGTTTCTGTCGGCGGCCGACCGGTGTCATCCCAAGCTTTGCCAGATGGGGCAGGGCGTCTTAGCGTGCCGGTACCACTGCGCCCCGAAGATGTATCAGGTGGCTTCATCGCGGTTGGCCTTTCCTATTCCGGCGCGTTCAGTGATCGGGTCTGTGTGGATGAACGCGCCTCGGGTGACTTTCTTGAGATCGCGGCATCGTCGTCTGTCACGTTGCAACTGGATCAGGCGGCGGTCGACACTTCGACAGCCTTTGCAGGCCTACGCCCAGCCGATACACGCCTTGCCATCAACGGCAGCGACTCGTTGGCGGCCTTGGCCGCAGCGACTCGCGCCGCCGCGCTTTTTGACGCTGAAGCAGGGCGCTTGCGTTTCGGCCCGGCAGAGGACAATGCCGCAGGCGCATGGTCTGAAGGGGTTATCCAGCTTGATGTGACCTCTTCGGGGGCGGCCAGCGAGATGACTGTCGACAGCCAGTCGGGCATGCCCGTGCTGAACTTGCGTGGCAGTGACCCGCAGGTGGGGCTGTGGCAAATGGTTTCGGAATGGTCGGCCCTGTCGAACAGCGATGCAACCGTGGTAGAGGTGGCCGAGGGACCAGTCATGTTTGACAACCGTCTGCCGCTTGCCGGATTGAACGCCGATCTGAACCCGCGCGCGGTGGTATCGACCGAAGATTTCTTGATCCCGTTCCAATCCTCTGACCTGCCGGTTGGAAAGGCCGTTTCCGGTGTAAGCCTGCAAATCGCTGCCGCACTCGACCCCGAAGGGCGGGGGGCCACGGCGTCGGTCTTCCTCAACGATTCACTTTTGGGCAACCGCCCGCTTGGCAGTGGCCAGCCAGAGCAGTTGAGTTTTTCGGTTCCCAAAGGGCTTTTGGGCCGCGATAACTTGCTGCGCGTGTCGATCCAACGTCAGCCCACGGGCGGGGAATGTCGGTTCAAGCCTCAAGGCTACCCGGCGCAAATCCTTCCCGGCAGCGCGCTGGTGCTCTCCGATGCAGAGCCACAGGACCGCGATTTCTTCTCGCTTCGGCAGGAGTTTGGCGATGGGGTTCAGGTCGTGCTTGACCCTGAGCTGTCGCTTGACTTCGAGCAGGTCTTGCCATGGCTTGCAGGTGTTGCTGGCAGTGTCATCCCAGACCGCGCGTCCATTTTGCCGCGTCCTTCGGTCGACGCGCTGGAAACGAACGACCCGTTCTTCGTGATCTCTGACCAAAACCCCGGCGATGGGGAGCCGCTTATTACCTTTGATCAAGGCCGGATCGAGGTTCGCGATACCCAAGACAACCTGATCTATTCAGGTGAAGACCTGTCGCGCCTTGGCGTGGTGCAGATCGTCACCCGCGGTGAGACGCGCGGCCTGTGGCTGCGCCCCGGCAACGGCCCCGCGCCCGAGCTTACAGCGCAGACGCCCATGGTGCTGGACCGGGGCGATCTTGCTCTGATCGGGCAGCAGGGGGTGATCCTTGCCACTGCCACCGACCGCAGCCCACTGGTTGACGTCGTCTATCCTGACCGCACCAGCTTTGCGCAGATGCTGGCCAAGTATCGCCCTTGGATCGTTGGGGGCATCTGGGTGCTGGTGACGCTGCTTGTGCTGATCGTATTCCAGCGTGTCTACCGCGCCCGTCGCGGCAAAGACGAGACGTAA
- a CDS encoding helix-turn-helix transcriptional regulator, giving the protein MSDNLTISEVSLLRDAMQAVGTPAFFDVYQALFRARVAFGTFLMMRFDPGQPPSLLDHWIEPGRLRPTALAEYLESTYAFDPFFQYRDRVEGGGVFRLSEVAPDRFFSSEYYLQYYRGSGLCDEVGLLAPVARGGVAHLSMSRRDAQGPFRRAELRYLRKYAPLLLELLTQHCNKISPAAHDRLVAARPPLADLIRNYAKDVLQFALTAREAQIAGLVLQGHSNGSAAKTLEIATETCKVHRRNLYRKLNISSQRDLFGLFKHLL; this is encoded by the coding sequence TTGAGCGATAATCTGACAATAAGCGAGGTTTCCCTGCTCCGCGACGCCATGCAGGCGGTCGGCACCCCGGCCTTTTTCGACGTCTATCAAGCACTGTTTCGCGCGAGGGTGGCCTTTGGCACCTTTCTGATGATGCGCTTTGATCCCGGTCAGCCGCCCAGCTTGTTGGACCATTGGATCGAGCCCGGCCGCCTGCGCCCCACGGCCCTGGCTGAGTATCTGGAAAGCACCTATGCCTTTGACCCGTTTTTTCAGTATCGGGACCGTGTTGAGGGCGGTGGCGTATTTCGTCTGTCGGAGGTCGCGCCAGACAGGTTCTTCTCCAGCGAGTATTACCTGCAATATTACCGGGGGTCGGGGCTGTGTGATGAAGTTGGCCTGCTGGCCCCGGTGGCGCGGGGTGGGGTGGCGCATCTATCTATGAGCCGCCGCGATGCCCAAGGGCCGTTTCGCCGGGCAGAGTTACGGTATTTGCGCAAGTATGCCCCGCTGTTGCTGGAGCTGTTGACGCAGCATTGCAACAAAATCTCCCCGGCGGCGCATGACAGGCTGGTTGCAGCGCGCCCGCCTTTGGCTGATTTGATCCGAAACTACGCCAAGGACGTGCTGCAATTTGCGCTCACCGCCCGCGAGGCGCAGATTGCAGGGCTGGTTTTGCAGGGGCACTCCAACGGTTCTGCCGCCAAGACGTTGGAAATCGCGACTGAGACCTGCAAGGTGCATCGCCGCAACCTATACCGCAAACTTAACATCTCGTCCCAGCGTGACCTCTTTGGTCTGTTCAAACATCTGCTTTGA